The following are encoded together in the Acinetobacter radioresistens DSM 6976 = NBRC 102413 = CIP 103788 genome:
- the dxs gene encoding 1-deoxy-D-xylulose-5-phosphate synthase encodes MLYTEIPTQRPVISLLEGIDHPQQLRELRQEQLAQVVDELRQYILYAAGQSGGHFGANLGVIELTVALHYCFNTPDDRLIWDVGHQAYPHKVLTGRREQITTIRAKDGLAAFPARDESEFDTFGVGHSSTAISAGLGMALARRYQNNPCEVVCVVGDGAMTAGMAFEAMNDAVAHDADLIVVLNDNDMSISQSTGGFAKHLAAIWEKGQFVNVDENGEAYVQPHPQWIYNSRLHQSATSAADNLFKAIGFDYFGPFDGHNIDQLVQVFNALKKRKGPRLVHIYTKKGKGFTPAEADPITYHAISKLPAQPTLATKKAPPKYSEIFGQWLYDQAAQDKRLMAITPAMCEGSGMVDFARDYPERFFDVAIAEQHAVTLAAGMACEGLKPVVAIYSTFLQRGYDQLIHDVALQNLDVTFGIDRAGLVGEDGPTHAGAYDYAYMRTIPNMIIMAPKDENECRQMLHTAYVYPGPAAVRYPRGSGLGVNVQQEMSLLELGRAELLAEFNPHHEQQISILAFGSRVQAALEAGQELAAAHKLGVRVVNMRFVKPLDEEIIQQLAGQTTLFVTVEEHAVMGGAGSAVNEFLAEALLVKPVLNLGLADSFMPQASHAQMLEESGLDALGIQRSIAQCWAKLTLHP; translated from the coding sequence ATGCTGTATACCGAAATTCCCACTCAACGCCCCGTAATCTCCTTGTTAGAGGGTATTGATCATCCACAACAATTACGTGAGCTTCGCCAAGAACAACTGGCTCAGGTTGTAGATGAATTGCGTCAATATATTTTATATGCGGCCGGACAAAGTGGCGGGCACTTTGGTGCAAACCTGGGTGTAATTGAACTGACCGTCGCCCTGCATTACTGCTTTAATACACCAGATGACCGCTTGATCTGGGATGTAGGTCATCAGGCCTATCCGCATAAAGTACTGACTGGCCGGCGCGAACAAATTACTACAATTCGTGCCAAAGATGGTCTGGCAGCCTTTCCTGCACGAGATGAATCTGAATTCGATACTTTTGGTGTGGGACATTCATCCACAGCAATTTCTGCCGGCCTGGGTATGGCACTTGCACGTCGTTATCAAAACAATCCGTGTGAAGTGGTATGTGTGGTGGGCGACGGTGCCATGACTGCGGGCATGGCTTTTGAAGCCATGAATGACGCAGTGGCTCATGATGCTGATCTGATCGTAGTGCTCAATGACAATGACATGTCAATCTCGCAAAGTACCGGCGGTTTTGCCAAACATCTGGCTGCAATCTGGGAAAAAGGACAATTTGTCAATGTTGATGAAAATGGCGAGGCTTATGTACAGCCGCATCCACAGTGGATTTATAATTCACGTTTGCATCAATCAGCGACCAGTGCAGCTGATAACCTGTTCAAAGCTATCGGATTCGACTATTTTGGTCCTTTTGATGGTCATAATATCGACCAGCTGGTTCAGGTGTTCAATGCCCTGAAAAAACGCAAAGGTCCACGTCTGGTTCACATATATACCAAGAAAGGAAAAGGGTTTACACCTGCCGAAGCTGATCCGATTACTTATCATGCTATTAGCAAGTTGCCTGCCCAACCAACCTTGGCGACTAAAAAGGCTCCACCTAAATATTCGGAGATTTTTGGGCAGTGGTTATACGATCAGGCAGCGCAGGATAAGCGTCTCATGGCAATCACGCCTGCCATGTGTGAAGGTTCGGGTATGGTTGATTTTGCTCGGGACTATCCGGAACGCTTCTTTGATGTGGCAATTGCAGAGCAGCATGCCGTCACGCTGGCTGCCGGTATGGCTTGTGAAGGCCTCAAGCCTGTCGTGGCCATTTATTCTACTTTTCTGCAACGCGGTTATGATCAGCTGATTCACGATGTCGCATTACAGAATCTGGATGTTACTTTTGGAATTGACCGGGCCGGTCTGGTAGGTGAAGATGGTCCAACCCATGCAGGGGCTTATGACTATGCTTATATGCGGACTATTCCAAACATGATCATTATGGCACCTAAAGACGAGAATGAATGCCGTCAGATGCTACATACAGCCTATGTCTATCCAGGACCTGCTGCGGTACGTTATCCACGGGGTTCAGGCTTAGGTGTAAATGTTCAGCAGGAAATGAGTTTGCTGGAGCTTGGCCGTGCTGAATTACTGGCTGAGTTTAATCCGCATCATGAGCAGCAGATCAGTATTCTGGCGTTTGGAAGCCGGGTACAGGCTGCACTCGAAGCAGGACAGGAACTGGCCGCTGCGCACAAACTTGGTGTTCGTGTAGTCAATATGCGTTTCGTGAAACCGCTAGATGAAGAAATTATTCAACAGCTGGCCGGACAGACCACATTATTTGTAACTGTAGAAGAACATGCAGTGATGGGCGGCGCAGGTAGTGCTGTTAATGAGTTCTTGGCCGAGGCTCTTCTTGTGAAGCCAGTGTTAAATCTGGGGCTGGCAGACAGCTTTATGCCACAGGCTTCTCATGCGCAAATGTTAGAGGAAAGCGGCCTCGATGCACTCGGTATTCAGCGCTCGATTGCACAGTGCTGGGCCAAGCTGACTTTACATCCGTAA
- the ribA gene encoding GTP cyclohydrolase II — MPIEFVATSKLPTKFGEFKISVFQDPETGEEHVALSKGLETPPNGPVLVRIHSECLTGDAFASLKCDCGPQLQATQQLINEAGQGVILYLRQEGRGIGLTNKIRAYALQDQGHDTVDANLMLNLPADARHYDMCPIMLNHLGVKQVRLITNNPLKIKALQDQGINVVDRIPLTVGLNPFNEEYLKTKHKRMSHLYKKDDF; from the coding sequence GTGCCGATTGAATTTGTTGCCACATCCAAATTACCCACCAAGTTTGGTGAGTTCAAGATCAGTGTATTTCAAGATCCGGAGACCGGTGAGGAACATGTGGCACTTTCCAAAGGGCTGGAAACTCCGCCAAATGGCCCGGTGCTGGTCCGTATTCACTCTGAATGTCTTACTGGAGATGCCTTTGCATCACTTAAATGTGATTGCGGTCCACAATTACAGGCGACCCAGCAGTTAATCAATGAAGCAGGTCAAGGTGTGATCCTGTATTTGCGTCAGGAAGGACGCGGGATTGGCCTGACTAACAAGATCCGTGCCTATGCCCTGCAGGATCAGGGTCATGATACTGTCGATGCCAATTTAATGCTAAATCTGCCTGCAGATGCGCGTCATTATGATATGTGTCCAATTATGCTTAATCATCTTGGAGTTAAACAGGTACGTCTGATCACCAATAATCCATTAAAGATTAAAGCGCTGCAGGATCAGGGTATAAACGTGGTAGACCGTATTCCATTAACTGTGGGCTTAAATCCATTTAATGAAGAATATTTAAAAACTAAACATAAGCGCATGTCACATCTTTATAAAAAAGATGACTTCTGA
- a CDS encoding inositol monophosphatase family protein — protein sequence MEPMVVMAARAAQTVGQELLKAHQNRHKLDLQVEEKGIDGPVTRVDRYLEQLTIDTLRKSYKNHSFLGEEFGLQEGKGHDADWCWVIDPLDGTLNFIHGFPHFCISLAVQHKGITQHGVIYDPVKDELFSASRGRGAMMNQRRIRVNVKDSLDNTFLAVGHPYRTQRAGEVVSYAEQHFASLLAVTKAGAQIRRGGSAALDLAYVAAGRFDGFFEVGLKPWDIAAGELLVKEAGGTVVDARGGSESMSNGQVLASSMKMLKPLMQTVVPAWGDAAK from the coding sequence ATGGAACCTATGGTGGTGATGGCTGCGCGTGCGGCTCAAACAGTTGGTCAAGAGCTTTTAAAAGCGCATCAAAATCGTCATAAGCTCGATCTACAAGTGGAAGAAAAAGGAATTGATGGTCCAGTAACGCGTGTAGACCGTTATCTGGAACAGTTAACTATCGATACACTTCGTAAAAGTTACAAAAATCATAGTTTCTTGGGTGAAGAGTTCGGTCTTCAGGAAGGAAAAGGTCACGATGCCGACTGGTGCTGGGTGATTGATCCGCTGGATGGAACTTTAAACTTTATTCATGGTTTTCCACATTTCTGTATTTCTCTTGCGGTTCAGCATAAAGGGATTACCCAGCATGGCGTAATCTACGATCCGGTAAAAGATGAGTTATTCTCTGCCAGCCGTGGCCGCGGAGCAATGATGAACCAGCGCCGCATTCGTGTAAATGTTAAGGACAGCCTGGACAATACCTTCCTGGCAGTAGGTCATCCTTACCGTACTCAGCGTGCTGGTGAAGTAGTATCTTATGCCGAGCAGCATTTTGCTTCTTTGCTGGCTGTGACTAAAGCTGGTGCACAAATTCGCCGTGGCGGTTCTGCTGCGCTGGACTTGGCTTATGTGGCTGCTGGCCGCTTTGATGGCTTTTTTGAAGTTGGCCTGAAGCCTTGGGATATTGCAGCAGGTGAGCTCTTGGTTAAAGAGGCGGGTGGTACTGTAGTGGATGCGCGTGGTGGTTCTGAATCCATGTCAAATGGACAGGTCTTGGCATCTTCAATGAAAATGTTAAAACCGTTGATGCAAACTGTAGTTCCTGCTTGGGGCGATGCAGCTAAATAA
- the hemF gene encoding oxygen-dependent coproporphyrinogen oxidase, which produces MQNPTSADIQRVREFLLDLQARICAGLEQREQAGGGTAQFLIDDWERPEGGGGRSRVLQNGEVIEKGGVMFSHINISRLPASATERHPQIAGAKAQALGVSLVIHPKNPNVPTSHANVRLFIAEPEGQDPVWWFGGGFDLTPFYPDDEDVRAWHQKAHDLCQPFGEEVYTEHKQWCDDYFYLKHRDEQRGVGGLFFDDLNQWDFETCFKYIQAVGNGYLEAILPIFQKNQEKPYTEAQREFQLYRRGRYVEYNLVYDRGTLFGLQTGGRIESILVSLPNLAAWSYRPEWEQDSPEKRLTDYYLKPHDWLNELQ; this is translated from the coding sequence ATGCAGAATCCAACTTCAGCTGATATTCAACGTGTTCGTGAATTTCTTCTTGATCTGCAGGCACGTATCTGTGCCGGGTTAGAGCAGCGGGAACAGGCCGGCGGCGGAACGGCGCAATTTTTAATTGATGACTGGGAGCGCCCTGAAGGTGGTGGTGGGCGCTCACGCGTATTGCAAAATGGCGAAGTGATTGAAAAAGGTGGAGTGATGTTCTCTCACATCAATATCTCCAGACTTCCAGCATCAGCTACCGAACGTCATCCTCAAATTGCAGGTGCCAAAGCACAGGCTCTAGGCGTATCACTGGTCATTCATCCTAAAAATCCGAATGTCCCAACCTCACATGCAAATGTCCGTCTGTTTATTGCTGAACCAGAAGGCCAAGATCCGGTTTGGTGGTTTGGTGGGGGATTTGACCTTACTCCTTTTTATCCAGATGATGAAGATGTACGGGCTTGGCACCAGAAAGCCCATGATCTCTGCCAGCCTTTTGGTGAAGAGGTATACACCGAACATAAACAATGGTGCGATGACTACTTTTACCTGAAGCACCGTGATGAACAACGCGGAGTAGGAGGCCTGTTTTTTGATGACTTAAACCAGTGGGATTTTGAAACCTGCTTTAAATATATACAAGCTGTAGGTAACGGCTACCTTGAGGCGATTTTACCAATTTTCCAAAAGAACCAAGAAAAACCTTATACTGAAGCACAGCGTGAATTCCAGCTGTACCGTCGTGGCCGCTATGTTGAATATAATCTGGTCTATGACCGTGGCACCCTGTTTGGCCTGCAAACTGGCGGACGAATTGAATCCATTCTGGTCAGTTTGCCAAATCTGGCCGCTTGGTCATATCGCCCTGAATGGGAACAGGATTCGCCAGAAAAACGCCTGACTGATTATTATTTAAAACCTCATGACTGGCTGAATGAACTGCAATAA
- a CDS encoding ABC transporter ATP-binding protein, producing the protein MNYPSSLDTRPLIEIRNLSFKRGERIIYDNVSLSIRRGQITAIMGPSGTGKTTLLRLIGGQLTPDQGEILLDGHNIAKMSRSELFKARARMGMLFQSGALFTDMTVYENVAFPLRAHTQLPEHLITELVALKLESVGLRGAEQMMPSELSGGMNRRVALARAIALDPELIMYDEPFAGQDPIVMGVLTRLIRSLREALDLTTIVVSHDVAETLSIADYIYVIAEGKIQGEGTPEQLQADASPFVRQFLTGAVEGPVDYQFSNQAYLKNEVGS; encoded by the coding sequence ATGAATTACCCAAGTTCTCTTGATACTCGGCCCCTGATTGAAATCAGGAACCTGAGTTTTAAACGTGGGGAACGTATCATTTATGACAATGTTAGTTTAAGCATCCGTCGTGGTCAGATTACTGCAATCATGGGCCCTTCCGGTACGGGTAAAACTACCTTACTACGCCTGATTGGTGGTCAACTTACACCTGATCAGGGCGAGATATTGCTTGATGGCCATAACATTGCCAAAATGTCGCGTTCAGAGCTGTTTAAAGCGCGTGCTCGTATGGGGATGCTGTTTCAAAGCGGTGCATTGTTTACAGATATGACTGTATATGAAAATGTCGCATTTCCATTGCGTGCTCACACGCAGTTGCCCGAGCACCTGATTACTGAACTTGTTGCACTTAAACTCGAGTCAGTCGGTTTGCGTGGTGCCGAACAAATGATGCCTTCCGAACTCTCAGGTGGCATGAACCGTCGTGTTGCACTGGCGCGTGCGATTGCTCTTGATCCTGAACTGATTATGTATGATGAGCCCTTTGCAGGACAGGACCCGATTGTCATGGGGGTACTTACCCGCCTGATCCGTTCTTTACGTGAAGCACTAGATCTGACGACAATTGTGGTTTCACATGACGTTGCTGAGACTCTTTCAATTGCTGATTATATCTATGTAATTGCAGAGGGCAAGATTCAGGGTGAGGGTACACCTGAACAGTTACAGGCTGATGCTTCACCCTTTGTTCGCCAGTTTTTAACTGGTGCTGTGGAGGGGCCTGTGGATTACCAATTTAGCAATCAGGCTTATCTGAAAAATGAGGTTGGTTCATGA
- a CDS encoding DEAD/DEAH box helicase: MSKTFAEFSLHESLTQALTDLGFTAPTAVQEQAIPAALEGKDLLVSSQTGSGKTAAFLLPTLNALADQDTFLPFKERMRAVTQPNILVISPTRELAQQVCQDAIALVRHMKGVRIAAIMGGMPFGKQIQQLKGAQVVVATPGRLLDLVNRRQIKLDKVDALIVDEADRMLDLGFSEDLEAISELALNRKQTLMFSATFADRIIRLAECMMKDPMRIAIETGHSTNTDITQTLHWTDGFEHKKKLLTHWLEDETLDQAVVFASTQEDTDMLAEELAEAGHSVVALHGAMPQTVRNRRLRSIREGRAKILVATDVAARGLDVPTISHVINFGLPMKHEDYVHRIGRTGRAGRTGKAITLATYRERGKIRALEDYLETRLNVSEIEGLEPSPPPARPRREGGGGKRPGGRDGGRGGFGGGRRFEGESNFKRREGGRDDRPRRSFDDKPRGERPFGDDRPKRDFGDRPARRDFGDRPQRSFDDKPRGERSFGGAERPRREFNSDRPQRSFGDRPQSRSFGGEDRPRRSFDDKPRGERNFGGDRPRREGGFNDKPRFDSNDDNRGNRVDYKPRTGGFRAAGDRSERPAGGDRPRRSFDDKPRGERSFGGEDRPRRDFGSERRRKFQD, translated from the coding sequence ATGAGCAAAACTTTTGCTGAATTTTCTTTACATGAATCTCTTACCCAAGCACTGACAGACTTGGGCTTTACAGCGCCAACTGCTGTACAAGAACAGGCGATTCCTGCTGCCTTAGAAGGTAAAGACCTTCTTGTTTCAAGCCAAACTGGCTCTGGTAAAACTGCGGCATTCTTACTGCCAACATTAAATGCTCTTGCTGATCAAGATACTTTCCTGCCATTTAAAGAACGTATGCGTGCAGTGACTCAACCGAATATTCTGGTGATTTCGCCTACTCGTGAATTAGCCCAGCAGGTTTGTCAAGATGCAATCGCGCTGGTACGTCACATGAAAGGTGTACGTATTGCTGCGATCATGGGCGGTATGCCTTTTGGTAAACAAATCCAGCAGTTAAAAGGTGCGCAGGTTGTAGTGGCCACTCCAGGCCGTCTGCTTGACTTGGTAAACCGTCGCCAGATTAAACTGGATAAAGTTGATGCGTTAATTGTAGATGAAGCTGACCGTATGCTTGACTTGGGCTTCTCTGAAGACCTGGAAGCGATCAGCGAACTTGCTCTAAACCGCAAGCAGACTTTAATGTTCTCTGCAACTTTTGCTGATCGTATTATTCGTCTTGCTGAATGCATGATGAAAGATCCAATGCGTATTGCTATTGAAACAGGTCATTCAACCAATACTGACATCACCCAGACATTACACTGGACTGATGGTTTTGAGCACAAGAAAAAACTGCTGACTCACTGGTTAGAAGACGAAACTCTGGATCAGGCTGTTGTGTTTGCAAGCACTCAAGAAGATACCGACATGCTGGCTGAAGAACTGGCTGAAGCGGGTCACTCTGTTGTTGCATTACATGGTGCGATGCCACAAACCGTACGTAACCGTCGTCTGCGCAGTATTCGTGAAGGCCGAGCTAAAATTCTAGTGGCAACTGATGTAGCTGCGCGTGGTCTGGATGTACCAACCATTTCGCACGTAATCAATTTCGGTTTACCGATGAAGCATGAAGATTATGTACACCGTATTGGTCGTACTGGTCGTGCTGGCCGTACCGGTAAAGCCATTACACTGGCAACTTACCGTGAACGTGGCAAGATCCGTGCTTTGGAAGATTACCTGGAAACTCGTCTGAATGTTTCAGAAATTGAAGGCCTAGAGCCATCCCCACCACCGGCTCGTCCGCGTCGTGAAGGTGGTGGCGGTAAACGCCCGGGCGGCCGTGATGGTGGTCGTGGCGGTTTTGGTGGTGGTCGCCGCTTTGAAGGTGAATCAAACTTCAAACGTCGTGAAGGCGGTCGTGACGATCGTCCTCGTCGCAGTTTTGATGATAAACCGCGTGGCGAACGTCCATTTGGTGATGATCGTCCTAAGCGTGATTTTGGTGACCGTCCAGCCCGCCGTGATTTTGGCGACCGTCCACAGCGCAGCTTTGATGACAAGCCACGTGGTGAGCGTAGCTTTGGTGGTGCTGAACGCCCACGTCGTGAATTTAATTCAGACCGTCCACAACGTAGCTTTGGTGATCGTCCGCAATCACGCAGTTTTGGTGGTGAAGACCGTCCACGTCGCAGCTTTGATGACAAGCCACGTGGCGAGCGTAATTTTGGTGGCGATCGTCCACGTCGTGAAGGCGGTTTTAATGACAAACCACGTTTTGACTCAAATGATGACAACCGTGGAAACCGCGTAGATTATAAACCACGCACTGGTGGATTCCGTGCTGCGGGCGACCGTAGTGAGCGTCCAGCCGGTGGAGACCGTCCACGCCGCAGTTTTGATGACAAACCGCGTGGCGAGCGTAGCTTTGGTGGTGAAGACCGTCCACGTCGCGACTTTGGCAGTGAACGTCGCCGTAAATTTCAAGACTAA